A DNA window from Patescibacteria group bacterium contains the following coding sequences:
- a CDS encoding carbohydrate kinase family protein has product MDDFDFIAIGDITTDAFIQLRDASVEDGIDGRKKLCVTFGDKIQYENVVVIPAVGNSANAAVAAARLGLKSGLVTNVGSDDHGKEDLESLKKNDVAINFVKIHEGKLSNYHYVLRFGAERTILIKHEAYDYAIPDIGSPKWIYLSSLGENSLPFHHTLAKYLTERPEIKLAFQPGTFQIKLGYENIPDIYKLSELFFCNVQEAKRILKTKENDIQKLLLGMRDLGPTIVVITDGPAGAYTYDGKEMWHMPMYPDIAPPVDRTGAGDSFASTFTSALALGKSIPEALMWGPVNSMSVVQYIGAQEGLLSRSQLEKFLREAPDTYKPKQIK; this is encoded by the coding sequence ATGGATGATTTTGATTTTATCGCGATCGGCGATATCACGACCGATGCTTTCATACAATTAAGGGACGCTTCGGTGGAAGATGGTATTGATGGACGTAAAAAACTCTGCGTAACCTTTGGAGATAAAATTCAGTACGAAAACGTAGTGGTCATACCGGCGGTTGGCAATAGCGCAAATGCCGCTGTTGCCGCGGCACGCTTGGGGCTCAAGTCGGGGTTGGTCACTAATGTGGGCAGCGATGACCACGGCAAAGAGGACCTGGAATCACTGAAAAAAAATGATGTCGCAATAAACTTCGTGAAAATACACGAAGGGAAATTAAGCAACTATCACTACGTGCTTCGCTTTGGAGCCGAACGGACTATTCTCATCAAACATGAGGCGTATGATTACGCCATACCTGACATAGGGTCGCCGAAATGGATCTATTTGAGCTCGCTTGGCGAGAACTCCCTGCCCTTTCATCATACCCTCGCGAAATATCTCACTGAACGCCCGGAGATCAAGCTTGCGTTTCAGCCGGGAACATTTCAGATAAAACTCGGCTACGAAAATATTCCCGACATTTATAAACTCTCGGAATTATTCTTCTGCAATGTACAGGAAGCGAAACGTATTCTGAAGACAAAAGAAAATGATATACAAAAGCTCCTCTTAGGCATGCGCGATCTCGGCCCGACTATTGTGGTCATCACCGACGGTCCGGCGGGCGCCTACACCTATGACGGCAAAGAAATGTGGCACATGCCCATGTATCCCGATATAGCGCCGCCGGTAGATCGCACCGGCGCCGGCGATTCGTTCGCGTCCACTTTCACGAGCGCGCTCGCACTCGGCAAATCCATCCCCGAAGCGCTCATGTGGGGACCCGTCAATTCCATGTCCGTCGTGCAGTATATCGGCGCGCAAGAAGGACTCCTCTCGCGCTCACAGCTGGAAAAATTCCTCAGGGAAGCCCCCGACACCTACAAGCCGAAACAGATCAAGTAA
- a CDS encoding lactate utilization protein, with protein sequence MEYNTIPSTEVINKTADALRERGVEVFVVNDRAEALAKVKELIPKGASINNGSSTTLEEIGLIEYLKGDTHGYNNLHAAVLAEKDPAKQAQLRNESIFSEYYLGSVHAIAQTGEMIIASASGSQLPPIVSTSPNLIFVAGVQKIAPTYNDAYSRLNEHVVPLENNRMKDLGMGGTVLAKTFTFLREPAFMGRTVRMILVKEKLGF encoded by the coding sequence ATGGAATACAATACAATCCCGAGTACCGAGGTTATCAATAAAACCGCAGATGCCTTGCGCGAACGAGGCGTGGAAGTGTTCGTAGTGAACGACCGCGCCGAAGCTCTCGCGAAAGTAAAAGAGCTTATTCCCAAAGGGGCGAGCATCAATAACGGCTCCTCAACCACGCTTGAGGAGATAGGACTTATTGAGTATTTAAAGGGAGACACGCATGGATACAACAACCTGCATGCCGCCGTGCTCGCGGAGAAAGATCCCGCAAAACAAGCACAGTTGCGCAACGAGTCCATTTTTTCCGAGTACTATCTTGGTAGTGTTCACGCGATTGCGCAAACCGGCGAAATGATAATCGCTTCGGCATCGGGGAGCCAGTTGCCTCCGATAGTATCTACCTCTCCCAATCTCATTTTTGTCGCAGGAGTGCAAAAAATAGCGCCAACCTATAATGACGCTTATAGCCGTCTCAACGAGCATGTGGTGCCACTTGAGAACAATCGCATGAAGGACCTTGGCATGGGTGGCACCGTGCTGGCGAAGACGTTCACATTTCTCCGCGAACCTGCGTTCATGGGACGCACTGTGCGAATGATTCTCGTCAAAGAAAAGCTCGGATTTTAG
- a CDS encoding metalloregulator ArsR/SmtB family transcription factor has translation MSELCDEMEKLGKGIGNANRYRVLEALMNGPSTVSVVVKRVKLSQPAVSQHLKVLKAADLVMDERRGQEVYYSINVAYMAKLLHKLVQGVGKDKDKKSKKK, from the coding sequence ATGTCGGAGTTATGCGACGAAATGGAGAAGTTGGGCAAAGGCATCGGTAACGCGAACCGCTACCGCGTGCTCGAAGCTCTTATGAACGGCCCCTCTACGGTCTCTGTTGTGGTGAAGAGGGTCAAACTCTCGCAACCGGCCGTTTCCCAGCATCTCAAAGTGCTCAAGGCGGCGGACTTAGTGATGGACGAGCGGCGCGGCCAAGAGGTGTATTACTCTATCAATGTTGCATACATGGCTAAGCTTTTGCACAAGCTCGTTCAAGGTGTCGGCAAAGACAAGGACAAGAAGAGCAAAAAGAAATAG
- a CDS encoding transketolase C-terminal domain-containing protein, which yields MSKLNPKLFSKDVEQVPIRQGYGEGLLEAGKKDKRVVALCADLTDSTKTSIFSNEFPERFVQMGIAEQSMASVASGFAAMGKIPFIASYAMFSPGRNWEQIRTTICYNNANVKIAGAHAGVSVGPDGGTHQAIEDIAITRVIPRMTVIAPCDSIEAKKATLAAAKMEGPVYIRLAREKTPVITTEATPFKIGKAEVYFEPKKGIKSQVGIIACGALVYNALMAAKELEDEGVGVSVLNLATIKPLDKKGVLDFAKKHQALITVEEHQVYGGMGSAVAEFLATAHPTSITFIGVQDQFGQSGTPDELIEHYGMGIASIKKAVKAAIKKK from the coding sequence ATGAGTAAACTTAATCCAAAACTTTTCAGCAAAGACGTTGAGCAGGTTCCCATTCGGCAAGGATATGGCGAGGGGCTCTTGGAGGCGGGAAAGAAAGACAAGCGCGTAGTCGCGCTGTGTGCCGACCTGACTGACTCCACCAAAACTAGCATTTTTTCAAATGAATTTCCCGAGCGCTTTGTTCAAATGGGAATCGCTGAACAGTCTATGGCCTCCGTTGCGAGCGGTTTTGCGGCGATGGGGAAGATTCCATTCATCGCTTCGTATGCCATGTTTTCTCCGGGAAGAAACTGGGAGCAAATCAGAACGACCATTTGCTATAACAATGCGAACGTAAAGATCGCGGGGGCGCACGCGGGCGTGTCGGTGGGTCCTGACGGCGGTACGCATCAGGCAATTGAAGACATCGCCATTACCCGAGTGATTCCGCGTATGACGGTCATTGCGCCGTGCGATTCTATTGAAGCGAAAAAAGCTACCTTGGCTGCGGCAAAAATGGAAGGGCCGGTGTATATACGTTTAGCGCGGGAAAAAACACCGGTCATCACCACTGAGGCGACACCATTCAAGATAGGGAAGGCGGAAGTTTATTTTGAGCCAAAAAAGGGAATAAAAAGCCAAGTTGGTATTATTGCGTGCGGCGCGCTCGTGTACAACGCGCTTATGGCCGCGAAAGAACTGGAAGACGAGGGTGTCGGGGTGTCAGTCTTGAATCTGGCAACCATCAAACCGCTTGATAAAAAAGGGGTGTTGGATTTTGCAAAAAAACATCAAGCGCTCATTACGGTGGAGGAGCATCAGGTATACGGCGGTATGGGTTCGGCGGTAGCGGAATTTTTGGCGACCGCGCACCCGACCTCCATCACATTCATCGGCGTGCAAGATCAGTTTGGCCAGTCCGGCACTCCGGATGAGCTCATAGAACACTACGGCATGGGCATCGCCTCAATCAAAAAGGCCGTCAAAGCCGCTATAAAAAAGAAGTAA
- a CDS encoding transketolase, translating to MAHLSDHKVKKLELQANEIRKSVIEMLVEAGSGHTAGPLGMADIFTLLYFHILKQKPKDPSWPDRDRVILSNGHICPVLYAAMAHAGFLPLKELATLRKFGSRLQGHPHREWLPALETSSGPLGSGLSQAVGMALADRMDNREMTSRKHFYVLMGDGELDCGQVWEAAMQAGKEKIHNLIAIVDRNNIQIDGYTWDIMPLEPLYEKFESFNWHVQEVDGHNFEVLNDALGQAQTAYDKPSLIIAHTIPGKGVEEFERDFRWHGKPPNAEEAKMALAELRTLGGKIKSEHE from the coding sequence ATGGCACATTTAAGCGATCATAAAGTAAAAAAATTGGAACTGCAGGCAAATGAGATCCGAAAGTCGGTGATTGAAATGCTCGTGGAGGCAGGTTCCGGACACACTGCCGGCCCTTTGGGTATGGCCGATATCTTCACGCTACTCTATTTTCATATATTAAAACAAAAGCCCAAAGATCCTTCATGGCCCGATCGGGATCGTGTCATCCTTTCCAACGGCCATATTTGTCCGGTGCTCTATGCCGCGATGGCACATGCAGGCTTTCTTCCTCTCAAAGAGCTCGCCACTTTGCGAAAATTCGGTTCACGCCTGCAGGGACATCCCCACAGAGAGTGGCTGCCTGCCCTTGAGACCAGCTCCGGCCCTTTGGGTTCCGGTCTTTCACAGGCAGTTGGCATGGCGCTTGCTGACCGCATGGATAATAGGGAAATGACATCACGAAAACATTTTTACGTATTGATGGGCGATGGTGAGCTTGATTGCGGACAGGTGTGGGAAGCGGCGATGCAAGCCGGCAAAGAAAAGATCCACAACCTGATTGCGATCGTTGACCGCAACAACATTCAGATAGACGGCTACACGTGGGACATTATGCCGCTGGAGCCACTCTACGAAAAATTTGAAAGCTTTAACTGGCATGTACAGGAAGTAGACGGGCACAATTTTGAAGTGCTCAATGATGCGTTGGGACAGGCGCAAACCGCATACGACAAACCTTCCCTGATCATTGCGCATACCATTCCCGGCAAAGGCGTGGAAGAATTTGAACGCGACTTCAGATGGCACGGCAAACCGCCGAACGCAGAGGAGGCGAAGATGGCGCTTGCCGAACTCCGCACACTTGGGGGTAAAATAAAATCAGAACATGAGTAA
- a CDS encoding RpiB/LacA/LacB family sugar-phosphate isomerase: MKIYLASDHAGFPLKEKLKMFLAESGYEVFDAGAYQYDESDDYPDFVVSAAKLVAGDPGSKGIVLGGSGQGEAIAANRVAGVRAIVYYGPPCLRAGEAGGSLDIVKLSREHNNANILSLAARFMNEEEAKEAVMLFLETSFSEDARHQRRIKKIDELGEGANMPHGSLSSNL, translated from the coding sequence ATGAAAATATATCTTGCCAGTGATCATGCGGGGTTTCCACTCAAAGAAAAATTAAAAATGTTTCTTGCCGAGAGCGGGTACGAAGTTTTTGATGCTGGTGCGTACCAATACGACGAATCCGATGATTATCCGGACTTTGTCGTTTCTGCCGCAAAATTGGTTGCCGGGGATCCGGGAAGCAAGGGAATCGTGCTGGGGGGATCAGGCCAAGGTGAGGCTATTGCCGCCAACAGAGTAGCCGGTGTACGCGCGATAGTGTATTACGGCCCGCCTTGCCTTCGCGCCGGCGAGGCAGGCGGCTCTCTTGATATCGTGAAATTGTCTCGTGAACACAATAATGCAAACATTCTCTCACTCGCCGCACGTTTCATGAACGAAGAGGAGGCGAAAGAGGCGGTGATGCTCTTCCTTGAAACGTCGTTTAGCGAAGACGCACGGCACCAAAGGAGGATTAAAAAAATTGATGAATTGGGCGAGGGTGCCAATATGCCTCACGGTTCCTTATCTTCCAATCTATGA